A window of the Cuculus canorus isolate bCucCan1 chromosome 3, bCucCan1.pri, whole genome shotgun sequence genome harbors these coding sequences:
- the BEND6 gene encoding BEN domain-containing protein 6 isoform X2 has protein sequence MKKFTLFDFVNDNSLQIGETSWIQDLPSDDNELERLLKPNEHVLVNWPVGERKTEKHLVKVVYMSDDPQELVEIMQKILQADEITKIQVLGKGKRKRIEMIFSESEDSDLDKQQGKMMKHIKRKKSLQASAPANILSQLGTSLISKQREPYSGSNFLYTESSSDDEEPLFQLSKVELCAKIKSLKRKLTDTMRENCRLRQSLVMLQVLPQAVTQFEELVGMAEALLKGGVTSSTSSLHSHAVWKASNNSLADSYAAMHSNSNSPITLNVEDEEQQNEKQFKIEKWQIALCNKSKPQKFINDLMQALYTHEYMATHSLTGAKSSSSKDKAAKPAMNQNEVQEIIGITKQLFPNTDDALIRRMMGQKLNNCTKKPILSKDLNSGAFQKQSFCGSAAAPQGIISSAVPPSTQDQQDDDSPAANAQIQQSDSRLLPPPPTAQGQQECFKLKSSEVEPHPDRSSPAPSPSQGSGQDLRNSDKE, from the exons ATGAAAAAATTCACACTGTTCGATTTTGTAAATGATAATTCGCTGCAAATTGGAGAGACTTCATGGATACAGGACCTTCCCAGTGATGACAATGAGCTAGAAAGGCTTCTGAAACCAAATGAGCACGTTCTAGTAAACTGGCCTGTGGGAGAAAGAAAGACGGAAAAGCACCTGGTGAAAGTTGTGTACATGAGTG ATGACCCCCAAGAGCTGGTGGAAATTATGCAAAAGATATTACAAGCGGatgaaattacaaaaatacaaGTCCTTGGAAAAGGCAAGAGGAAGAGGATAGAAATGATATTCTCAGAGAGTGAAGACAGTGACCTGGATAAGCAACAG GGGAAAATGATGAagcatataaaaagaaagaagtcattGCAGGCATCTGCTCCTGCCAACATCCTGAGTCAACTTGGAACGTCTTTAATTAGCAAACAG AGAGAACCATACTCAGGAAGCAACTTTCTGTACACTGAAAGTAGTAGTGATGACGAAGAGCCTTTATTTCAACTATCCAAGGTAGAACTGTGTGCCAAAATAAAAAGTCTCAAGAGGAAGCTGACAGATACCATGAGAGAAAACTGCCGCCTAAGGCAGTCCCTGGTGATGCTTCAAG TGTTGCCACAGGCAGTCACCCAGTTTGAGGAACTGGTAGGGATGGCTGAAGCACTGCTCAAAGGGGGGGTGACATCATCGACGTCCAGTCTGCATTCACATGCTGTATGGAAAGCATCTAACAACTCATTAGCAGATTCATATGCAGCTATGCATAGTAACTCCAACTCACCAATAACTCTGAATGTGGAAGATGAGGAGCAACAGAACGAAAAACAG ttcaaGATCGAAAAGTGGCAGATTGCGCTTTGTAACAAGAGCAAACCTCAGAAGTTTATAAATGACTTGATGCAAGCACTTTATACACATGAATACATGGCTACACACAGCCTGACAGGTGCAAAGTCCTCCTCCTCAAAGGATAAAGCCGCGAAACCAGCTATGAATCAGAATGAAGTTCAGGAAATCATAG GAATCACAAAACAGTTGTTTCCAAACACAGATGATGCTTTAATTAGGCGAATGATGGGACAAAAACTGAACAATTGCACCAAGAAGCCAATTTTAAGCAAAGATCTTAACTCAGGtgcttttcagaagcagagCTTTTG TGGTtcagcagctgctcctcaggGCATCATCTCTTCTGCTGTTCCTCCCAGCACACAAGACCAGCAGGATGATGATTCACCAGCCGCTAATGCACAAATTCAGCAAAGCGACAGCCGTCTGCTTCCTCCACCTCCCACCGCACAAGGTCAGCAGGAGTGTTTCAAACTCAAATCTTCTGAAGTGGAGCCTCATCCCGACAGAAGTTCACCAGCGCCCTCTCCCAGCCAGGGTTCTGGACAAGATCTCAGGAATTCAGACAAAGAATAA
- the BEND6 gene encoding BEN domain-containing protein 6 isoform X1 — MKKFTLFDFVNDNSLQIGETSWIQDLPSDDNELERLLKPNEHVLVNWPVGERKTEKHLVKVVYMSDDPQELVEIMQKILQADEITKIQVLGKGKRKRIEMIFSESEDSDLDKQQGKMMKHIKRKKSLQASAPANILSQLGTSLISKQREPYSGSNFLYTESSSDDEEPLFQLSKVELCAKIKSLKRKLTDTMRENCRLRQSLVMLQVLPQAVTQFEELVGMAEALLKGGVTSSTSSLHSHAVWKASNNSLADSYAAMHSNSNSPITLNVEDEEQQNEKQFKIEKWQIALCNKSKPQKFINDLMQALYTHEYMATHSLTGAKSSSSKDKAAKPAMNQNEVQEIIGITKQLFPNTDDALIRRMMGQKLNNCTKKPILSKDLNSGAFQKQSFCSGSAAAPQGIISSAVPPSTQDQQDDDSPAANAQIQQSDSRLLPPPPTAQGQQECFKLKSSEVEPHPDRSSPAPSPSQGSGQDLRNSDKE; from the exons ATGAAAAAATTCACACTGTTCGATTTTGTAAATGATAATTCGCTGCAAATTGGAGAGACTTCATGGATACAGGACCTTCCCAGTGATGACAATGAGCTAGAAAGGCTTCTGAAACCAAATGAGCACGTTCTAGTAAACTGGCCTGTGGGAGAAAGAAAGACGGAAAAGCACCTGGTGAAAGTTGTGTACATGAGTG ATGACCCCCAAGAGCTGGTGGAAATTATGCAAAAGATATTACAAGCGGatgaaattacaaaaatacaaGTCCTTGGAAAAGGCAAGAGGAAGAGGATAGAAATGATATTCTCAGAGAGTGAAGACAGTGACCTGGATAAGCAACAG GGGAAAATGATGAagcatataaaaagaaagaagtcattGCAGGCATCTGCTCCTGCCAACATCCTGAGTCAACTTGGAACGTCTTTAATTAGCAAACAG AGAGAACCATACTCAGGAAGCAACTTTCTGTACACTGAAAGTAGTAGTGATGACGAAGAGCCTTTATTTCAACTATCCAAGGTAGAACTGTGTGCCAAAATAAAAAGTCTCAAGAGGAAGCTGACAGATACCATGAGAGAAAACTGCCGCCTAAGGCAGTCCCTGGTGATGCTTCAAG TGTTGCCACAGGCAGTCACCCAGTTTGAGGAACTGGTAGGGATGGCTGAAGCACTGCTCAAAGGGGGGGTGACATCATCGACGTCCAGTCTGCATTCACATGCTGTATGGAAAGCATCTAACAACTCATTAGCAGATTCATATGCAGCTATGCATAGTAACTCCAACTCACCAATAACTCTGAATGTGGAAGATGAGGAGCAACAGAACGAAAAACAG ttcaaGATCGAAAAGTGGCAGATTGCGCTTTGTAACAAGAGCAAACCTCAGAAGTTTATAAATGACTTGATGCAAGCACTTTATACACATGAATACATGGCTACACACAGCCTGACAGGTGCAAAGTCCTCCTCCTCAAAGGATAAAGCCGCGAAACCAGCTATGAATCAGAATGAAGTTCAGGAAATCATAG GAATCACAAAACAGTTGTTTCCAAACACAGATGATGCTTTAATTAGGCGAATGATGGGACAAAAACTGAACAATTGCACCAAGAAGCCAATTTTAAGCAAAGATCTTAACTCAGGtgcttttcagaagcagagCTTTTG CAGTGGTtcagcagctgctcctcaggGCATCATCTCTTCTGCTGTTCCTCCCAGCACACAAGACCAGCAGGATGATGATTCACCAGCCGCTAATGCACAAATTCAGCAAAGCGACAGCCGTCTGCTTCCTCCACCTCCCACCGCACAAGGTCAGCAGGAGTGTTTCAAACTCAAATCTTCTGAAGTGGAGCCTCATCCCGACAGAAGTTCACCAGCGCCCTCTCCCAGCCAGGGTTCTGGACAAGATCTCAGGAATTCAGACAAAGAATAA
- the BEND6 gene encoding BEN domain-containing protein 6 isoform X3 produces MKKFTLFDFVNDNSLQIGETSWIQDLPSDDNELERLLKPNEHVLVNWPVGERKTEKHLVKVVYMSDDPQELVEIMQKILQADEITKIQVLGKGKRKRIEMIFSESEDSDLDKQQGKMMKHIKRKKSLQASAPANILSQLGTSLISKQREPYSGSNFLYTESSSDDEEPLFQLSKVELCAKIKSLKRKLTDTMRENCRLRQSLVMLQVLPQAVTQFEELVGMAEALLKGGVTSSTSSLHSHAVWKASNNSLADSYAAMHSNSNSPITLNVEDEEQQNEKQFKIEKWQIALCNKSKPQKFINDLMQALYTHEYMATHSLTGAKSSSSKDKAAKPAMNQNEVQEIIGITKQLFPNTDDALIRRMMGQKLNNCTKKPILSKDLNSGAFQKQSFCTQDQQDDDSPAANAQIQQSDSRLLPPPPTAQGQQECFKLKSSEVEPHPDRSSPAPSPSQGSGQDLRNSDKE; encoded by the exons ATGAAAAAATTCACACTGTTCGATTTTGTAAATGATAATTCGCTGCAAATTGGAGAGACTTCATGGATACAGGACCTTCCCAGTGATGACAATGAGCTAGAAAGGCTTCTGAAACCAAATGAGCACGTTCTAGTAAACTGGCCTGTGGGAGAAAGAAAGACGGAAAAGCACCTGGTGAAAGTTGTGTACATGAGTG ATGACCCCCAAGAGCTGGTGGAAATTATGCAAAAGATATTACAAGCGGatgaaattacaaaaatacaaGTCCTTGGAAAAGGCAAGAGGAAGAGGATAGAAATGATATTCTCAGAGAGTGAAGACAGTGACCTGGATAAGCAACAG GGGAAAATGATGAagcatataaaaagaaagaagtcattGCAGGCATCTGCTCCTGCCAACATCCTGAGTCAACTTGGAACGTCTTTAATTAGCAAACAG AGAGAACCATACTCAGGAAGCAACTTTCTGTACACTGAAAGTAGTAGTGATGACGAAGAGCCTTTATTTCAACTATCCAAGGTAGAACTGTGTGCCAAAATAAAAAGTCTCAAGAGGAAGCTGACAGATACCATGAGAGAAAACTGCCGCCTAAGGCAGTCCCTGGTGATGCTTCAAG TGTTGCCACAGGCAGTCACCCAGTTTGAGGAACTGGTAGGGATGGCTGAAGCACTGCTCAAAGGGGGGGTGACATCATCGACGTCCAGTCTGCATTCACATGCTGTATGGAAAGCATCTAACAACTCATTAGCAGATTCATATGCAGCTATGCATAGTAACTCCAACTCACCAATAACTCTGAATGTGGAAGATGAGGAGCAACAGAACGAAAAACAG ttcaaGATCGAAAAGTGGCAGATTGCGCTTTGTAACAAGAGCAAACCTCAGAAGTTTATAAATGACTTGATGCAAGCACTTTATACACATGAATACATGGCTACACACAGCCTGACAGGTGCAAAGTCCTCCTCCTCAAAGGATAAAGCCGCGAAACCAGCTATGAATCAGAATGAAGTTCAGGAAATCATAG GAATCACAAAACAGTTGTTTCCAAACACAGATGATGCTTTAATTAGGCGAATGATGGGACAAAAACTGAACAATTGCACCAAGAAGCCAATTTTAAGCAAAGATCTTAACTCAGGtgcttttcagaagcagagCTTTTG CACACAAGACCAGCAGGATGATGATTCACCAGCCGCTAATGCACAAATTCAGCAAAGCGACAGCCGTCTGCTTCCTCCACCTCCCACCGCACAAGGTCAGCAGGAGTGTTTCAAACTCAAATCTTCTGAAGTGGAGCCTCATCCCGACAGAAGTTCACCAGCGCCCTCTCCCAGCCAGGGTTCTGGACAAGATCTCAGGAATTCAGACAAAGAATAA